The following DNA comes from Pieris napi chromosome 18, ilPieNapi1.2, whole genome shotgun sequence.
attgtgcaacactgcacatgccactatcacggcttgtacacgagatacttgaagtaaaaccttttttgacaaaccgattttggggaaccgattttttccaaacaccatattatgtcctttccaccacatttctgcttcgtatttgagattcgttataaagatgttctgctggagtcttgaggttttgcagtggagttagtaggtagtatctatagtaacaaatatttttggttgtagctaataattaatttttttttacaaaagttgatgaaaagatgaaacctgcaagaagtcatatatgatagacatcaatttgtgtaaaagtgtctccaaagcttcttttgttaaCCTAAATCTAAATGTGAATTCGGCTTCATTCAGGCTctggatataataaattcttgtttTCTTATGTCTTCTCACAGAAGTACGTTGTATTCTTCCAGCTTCAGAATTACTATCCCAATcggataattgcatttaaacttccaaatcactatcactagaactggaagatgacgaagatgaataaatttttccaATGAATTTTAAGTTAGGTCGCAATCCCAAACCCAAATCATACCAGTTTCACCGATAGCAATCCGAGATTGATTTGGCCAATCGAAGCAACAGTCAAAATGGACAGATAGGTTGTTGGCatgagtaaacattcattttcatacagagggcaatcttcaatctcttatccgccctctgaacgattggttgaataattagataggtatctcagtccatgtattgaatattggcatgcttttctttagaaatggattgaattgtcagtctatgacagctaaaattggattgatattgcatattggttttggccgtaagtcttttatttaaatgtgtaaaagttatgtcaatcaaagacattACCCATTATTATTCCAATTttccaagtataaaattaagattgataAAGCGATTACTAAACCTTAAATGGaatattattccaaaaaaatttagttaaatgtctataacgtgaaaaaaagtttcacttttaccGTGGTTTCATAAAACCACACAATCCTTTTTTAGGTATTATCTTACTGAGATGGCCTTGGAAAACAACAACTTTATCTTTTTGGTAAAAGCCCCAGAATTTGGATttcttatcttaatatatataaattacgcgtcacgttgtttgtccgctttAGACTTCTAACCTACTTAACCGCTTTAGAAAACTTagaagataggatagcttaaatcttaatttatacccgcaatattattttattgcaaaatatttgtttattatttgatagtcacaagtctaacagatggcgctgtgttgaaattACCAACGTTTTATATAAGCTACAATTGAATGGCATacccaccaaaaaagcatcttggtccccatgactggtgttctcccaccatttcccttgaatagttaactcctatataatataacaatgtagccagcaacgcttggccgaggctgctaatctaatatataaaattctcgtgccACAATGTTCGCTCCCATACTgctccgaaatggctcgaccgattcttatgatttttttatgcacattcaataagtctgagaatcgactactatctatctttcaaacccctaagtgataaggggtgacCACcccaattgtttttattttttagaaaatttattttgtttttttttatgatttagcatacaaaaatacatacaaccccaaattttcacccctctacgatcaatattttgtagtatcgtagaaaattatttttaatatattattatattaaaaaatgtttcctagaaataatattcatggcaaataaaaacatttgccgggtcagctccTATCTATATCGCAGTAAAGTAGTAAAATCAGAGAGTTAATTAAATCTCTAGACAGTTAATTAAAGATCAATATCCAATCAAGTCGCTAAAGTTCCGTCAGAAAGTGAGTGAACGAAACGTTAAACGAGTTTCCTAAACGTTCCTAGGAACAAGACGTATTTCGACTTTGGTAGGAAGACCAAGATATTTGATtggaaagaaaatatatttatatattttcctatatatattgtatatactgtcgtatatatttttttgtttttatttttttatgatacagcatacaaaaatatatatataaccctttattttcatttattaatttgtttgtaaGTTATGAACTTATAAcatgaactctgaggtttatatagagatacacagaaaaacctagaaagttttcattccggaaaaccgatcAGTCTCTGGgttagcatagcaaaatgttcaatgttggtatgtactaaaaaggtaggctacgCATCAGGTAGAAACAAAGGTCGCGAAGGCAGCTAGtaactaataaaatgtttgaatGAATGAACTGTGTTGGCCTATTGGCTTCTGCGTGTGACTCACATTACTGAGGtataagttcgatccccggctgtgcaccaatggactttctttctatctgTGCATCTGACATTCGCTCGATCGAAATGATAATGGaaaacatgaaacagatacaaaaatctgagacccagacctaaaaaggttgtagcgccattaattatgttatttttatgtgtattCAATTAATGGTTTTCTTCTTatactaaagaaaattaaattccttaacttctttaaaaattaaaagtccCGTATAGCTACTAAAATggcattaattattaataaaacaatcggccgtttatttatgacatattttatGGCACTGTTAACTACATTCACAAGTTATTTAGAATCATTTTCTATTTTGTGGATAGTACCATTCCGGAACCCTTTCACTGTTATACCCTTCATAATCTGGGTCGTTACTTTCGGAATTCTCATCGCCGTCACTGTTTACATTCGGACCGTCACTTTCCACATTAGCTTCTTCTACTTCGCCGGCAATTCCATCTTCCTCCGCTGGTTCACTTTCTAAATTCCTTTCTGTATCACTCAAACTTTCTTCTCCGTCTCCATGTCTTTCCACATTCACTTCTTCTACATCGCCGGCAACTTCATCTCCCTCCGCTAGTTCACTTTCTAAATTCCTTATTTCTGTATCACTCAAAGTTTCTGCTCCGTCTTCATTATTTTCCTGATTTTCGTCTGTATGCGTCATAGTTTCTTCGTTCTCAGGTAGTTCATTTTCTATCGCCTTCATGTCTATATCACTCAAAGATTCCGCTCCGTCTACATCTTTGTCcatattaatatgtatcgTATTCAGTTCACTAACAACGTTCTGTAAGATTTCCATGTTCTTTTTGACCAAGTAATCGACAACTTCCAAGAGCTTCGCTTCATTATGTTTAGCATTATCGtatattttgcgtttttcCAATAGAGTTGTTAACAATCGCGAGTTCTCTTCTTCCCAATTACGCAAATTGTTTTGATGCTCCTCAATCCGAGAGAGCAATGATTCACCAGAGTCTTGGGCGTGGCAACACGCGGCCAGCACGCAAATCACAAGGAACCtgaaattgaataaatttaatttatatgaaccTTCGTTTAATATTATCACTGgtgttttatttcatcttcAACAATATTTGGAAGATAACTTGCTTCCATTtactatacttatattattgtcTATTCGTTATCAACATTGCAATACAGATATATCTCacaattatttacttatttttaaatttaaaaacgcaCAAATTTTTAGTACCGGTCACCCCAGAGCtagtgctttcctcgcttaacgcaatacagcgaggaaatgctgccagcattaaaggtacactgccacagggaccaaactttttaaatttgtattaattttcgattttgatttcgattttaatgcgatacataagaaatagttttaacatttcattaaatatttaattgaaagaTTATTCGAGTATTTCCTGTTAAAATCATCaatcatttattattcatatacaaattaactttaaaataaaaagtaacaaGAGCGTGACTTAAACCTTGCTGTACCTGGCTGTGCACTTGCTCTAACAGTGGTAGTAAATATCATTAGGAAACTAGTCTTAGAGTTGAATTCAGAATAGCGCGAATACAGACTACCGAAggtcataattaaataaatgtttgacGTACTGTACACTAAATcctatttattaatctaaccGTTAGAACCAAATGTAGGCACTGAATGATCTGATGGCTGTTAGAAGAAACATCCAATCTGACGCCAATACAAAGAGTTGTGctactgaattattattttattaaacaaatgagACACTTACTTCAACATTGCTGCCAGGTCGCCGTTTGATATAATAGTGGCGTTTCAAATGAATCCTGAATTTATAGatcgaaatataatataataaaatagtggTCATGCTAAAgcgtacataaaataatttcctgTTTATTTCGAtggctgccttgcgattctataactaacatgcgaaaaccgctgtgtgagttcgaaaattgagttacagaatcgcaaggctgttgtTGAGGGAGATTcaaatgaaacactttgttcGAAGAGTAACTGtctttaatcgtttaaaacatgagcttataacttaACATGACTTATTTAAGGTTTCTTAAATCTAAGAAAGAATATAAGTGATGTCTATAgtacattatcggaaacgagaatgttatattacaatatatgagtgtagaaaaaactaaaggggtttttttttacaaaagtgaCGTACAATTTATTGGCTACAAGTGTAAGATGGTTGTTAACATAttgcgcttctaattattaacactacaatataatatatatttttaacataactaaTGGTACGTTACGTAACTCTTCTTCTTATAGTAccatctccttgcgaaggttggcgatcatcaaggctattttaattttggatgccgcgcttctaaacaatgacttggtgctttgaccaaaccattgtcttCAGTTTTTCAACCTAAGaagataaatttcaaaattggatTTTGGCAAGCCTTTCAAGAGTCTTTTGAAATGATCCCAAAATTCCGCAAatatttgtaagaaaaatCAATGTAACAGCTAAATTATTCTTCTATCTTTGCATTTTACgggtttgtttttatattatgaactatgcggcttcagcgtgtgactatcatccttgaggtcgtaggttcgagccccggctgtcCCACGTCTttctctatgtgcgcaatcaacattcactcgaacggtgaaagaaaacatcgtgaggaaaccggcttgcttggACAACGGCGGACGGTGTGTGTGAGGCACAGGAGTTgattattagattgacaaatgacataGGTTATTCAAATAccgttttattttcattaattcaaGCAGTTATTATAATCAACAGACAAAGTCACAGGACTCTATAGTCATGACATTGTTTTCCAAGATAACACAAGGATAATTTTAGCGAATAAACTTGGGAGGACCCAAGTTTATTCGCTATGGCTACGTCATTAATTACAGAAGTTATTAGACATTTGGGATCCTTGCAACATCTACAATTTTACGAAAGCAACCACTGGATTCCGTTGGGAAACTGGGAAACTGCGCTACTCGAGGGGAACGAGCTAAACTGTCATCTCCTTCAAGCCaacaacttaaaaaaaaacactaaagcCTTCGGCTTTTGCTGCGTTTCTATAGATAGCTATCGAATTTTCTTTTGCGTCAGCACCACATGTTTTTCATTAGCTTCATACAATTCATACTTTTACCATCCTCTGTGCCTGCTTCTCCTCTTCCCCTGGTCTTTTCTGACTTTGATTTGCAgtctgttatatttttttttgcttttttatagatcgctattatatttttgaagtgaaacttctttaggcgcatgagtcacgaagatgtgcagcgttttcgTCCAAGAAAAGGGAgggagcgattgagaccgattgagagagtgagACGGGTGAAtaaccttatagaaattctatttttaaaattaaattttcgtaaagagaatttatgaaatattagtattttatattacatgcaaaatattaaaatcgcaaattacgaattgtaaattaaaatgcaacatgtttttattatcgaagaatttaaaaaaaaaattatattcattaaatttctaacatatcttcctttttccctccctctaagtctcggaaatctaaaaattagtctgccaaagaagtttcacttctgagatgtgtactttgtacgcacgcactttttttgtttgtttctacggactttttttggttttaattaGCTTTATACAATTCATACTTTTACCATCCTCTATGCCTACTTCTCCTCTTCTCCGCGCCTCTTCTGACTTTGATACGCAgtctgtttaaatatttttgttgagtTTCTATGGATCGCTTTTTTTTGTGTGAACCGTCCACGTTTTTCGTACTATCATACTcttcttataaaattatttgtggtCTACATACACTTACGAATATTATCTTGTGATATCATCCACCTTTTAAATGTTGTATTGTTTTCTCATTTATTTtgggtttaattaaatacagacTGGAAGTTTCCATTGATTGATAACttaattagtataaataaagttaattaaaattaatgaacttAGTTGATGTAATggttatttattatctctagATGCTAATTAGTAAACCTAATTAATAACCTAAGGCAATACGGTAAGGTTTCCTTGGGCTTTGGGCCTTGGTATCAAGCTCTTTGGTACTTTTGGGAATTTACAGTTGCGTAGATAAGTCTGCCCCattaggaaaaataaaatccttcGAAAATTCAATAGATAAGcgattttagtttattaataattgttcgATATTTGAATAGTAATAGAGTATAAGAAAACAAATTGTGACACTGCATTTTGGCGCTAAACTCTATTTAGtcgtttattgtttattatttatataccacAGATAATCTATAATACATTTACGTGCTACAGAGATCGGAAATCATGTTTAACtttatatgtatgtgtgtacATAACAGATGCAATAAAGATATTAACGGCTTAGGGTTTATCATATTGTTgctatttacttttatttctaatcaataatatatattaacaggTACACCACAGACTATATGAGGTATAGAAGGAAAGCCCTATACGTTCACAGTCCACATATTATGGTCTGCTTGCAGGTAAGTACCTAGAAGTCTAGGCTTTTTATATTGGACTATTTTTCGACATATCAATGAGAAGGGAGGGgaagggaaaaatgatgagagttgaaaataactttttaagatGTACATTGCAGACACCGTCACAAAATCCGACACCCGCATACGGTGTGTGGGTATCCAAAAAACCCACACCCTGAATATTTGTTCAAATGTTGGTAAAACAGTCTGGGCCGCTAGTTGGcgcttgctctgttttatcgacaaTTTGCATTGTTTGTCAAGGCGTAGTGTTTTTCAGagtcgtgtttatttaaaccaaaataatgatttctatacgaGAAAAGCCGTTCcaatgttataaaaacatagtgtttattgtaaaagatcatgattagtacatattatatcgtaaAATGGACAAGAAAAATGAAATTCGAAGAGGGAAGCGTCCCTCTAAAGTgctcgaagaaaattattacgccaaagaagtataacttctaacacgTGTACATAAGaacgtttttaatttttctagtGAGGTGAGATAAAACAGtctatcaaaatttgtcagtaattttcataaaaacgcAACTGGATGTGATTTCCACTTTCATGCTTGGACTGTGAATctactaataaaacaaaacgttacttattttatctactaacacttcgttacattaaaaaaaatcagtggcagtaggtcttttaggtcttggcctcagatttctgagttgatgatcatttttttaaatctaataggcaagtaggtgatcagcctccagtgcctgacactcgccgtcgactttttaagtctaagacatgtcggtttcctcacgatgttttccttcaccgttcgagcgaaatgttaaatgagcagg
Coding sequences within:
- the LOC125058311 gene encoding uncharacterized protein DDB_G0290685-like yields the protein MLKFLVICVLAACCHAQDSGESLLSRIEEHQNNLRNWEEENSRLLTTLLEKRKIYDNAKHNEAKLLEVVDYLVKKNMEILQNVVSELNTIHINMDKDVDGAESLSDIDMKAIENELPENEETMTHTDENQENNEDGAETLSDTEIRNLESELAEGDEVAGDVEEVNVERHGDGEESLSDTERNLESEPAEEDGIAGEVEEANVESDGPNVNSDGDENSESNDPDYEGYNSERVPEWYYPQNRK